The Streptomyces sp. NBC_00435 nucleotide sequence CTGGCCCCGTACGCCGTCGCCTGGGACCGGGACAAGCACTTCCCCGTCGACGTGCTCCGCGAGGCCGCCGCCCTGGGTCTGGGCGGGGTCTACGTCCGCGAGGAGCACGGTGGTTCGGAGCTCAGCCGCAGCGACGGTGTCCTCGTCTTCGAGGCCCTCGCGACGGGCTGTCCCTCCATCGCCGGCTACCTCTCCATCCACAACATGGTCGCCTGGATGATCGACCGCTACGGCGACCGGCGGCAGCGCGGGCGCTGGCTGCCCGGCCTGTGCACCGCCGAAGTCCTCGGCAGTTACTGCCTGACCGAGCCCGGGGCCGGCTCGGACGCAGCCGCCCTGCGCACCCGCGCGGAGCGGGACGGCGACCACTACGTCCTGACCGGCATCAAGCAGTTCATCTCCGGGGCCGGAGCCTGCGGGGTCTACCTGGTGATGGCCCGCACCGGCGGGCCCGGACCCGGCGGGATCTCGGCGTTCGTCGTCGAACGCGAGGACTCCGGGGTCTCGTTCGGCCCCAACGAGCACAAGATGGGCTGGAACGCGCAGCCCACCCGCCAGGTCGTCCTCGACGGGGTGCGGATCCCCGCCGACCGGCGGCTCGGGGCCG carries:
- a CDS encoding acyl-CoA dehydrogenase family protein; its protein translation is MSAVTTLTEDQLAQAEVTLDFAQERLAPYAVAWDRDKHFPVDVLREAAALGLGGVYVREEHGGSELSRSDGVLVFEALATGCPSIAGYLSIHNMVAWMIDRYGDRRQRGRWLPGLCTAEVLGSYCLTEPGAGSDAAALRTRAERDGDHYVLTGIKQFISGAGACGVYLVMARTGGPGPGGISAFVVEREDSGVSFGPNEHKMGWNAQPTRQVVLDGVRIPADRRLGAEGDGFRIAMNGLNGGRLGIAACSLGGAQSALDRSLAHLADREAFGRRLLDAQALQFRLADMATELAAARALVRQAAEALDEGDPLAPRLCAMAKRFATDTGYTVADRALQLHGGYGYLSEYGIEKIVRDLRVHQILEGTNEVMRVIVARGLTETLR